One segment of Euwallacea similis isolate ESF13 unplaced genomic scaffold, ESF131.1 scaffold_72, whole genome shotgun sequence DNA contains the following:
- the LOC136419084 gene encoding histone-lysine N-methyltransferase SETMAR-like — protein MIFVMGSADQNCLLTQRMYAQKYPDRRQPSVRSLEKLKERFIRTGNVTYEKCERTKRTSDEDQLNVLLSVISEPSTSSTTISKETNVPRSTVSKILKRNKFHDYSISFHQELLGPDLEIRRTFCQWGLEMERTTPNFFLKVLFSDESTFTQNGSPNRHNLHYYSMENPRIVRSVNTQRQWTVNVWGGIIGDFIIGPHFFNGHLNGVKYLRFLQNDLPQLLQNIPLVLRENMWLQHDGAPAHFAADVKEYLNQEFEGRWIGRGGPVFWPPRSPDLTKIDFFLWGHIKNVVYQTAPTTAEDMKQRIIHAFRNTVSIEMLREVNRSFLARLQLVSDRNGGQFENLL, from the coding sequence ATGATCTTTGTTATGGGATCTGCTGATCAAAATTGTTTGCTAACTCAGAGGATGTATGCTCAAAAATATCCTGATAGAAGGCAACCCTCGGTTAgaagtttagaaaaacttaaggAAAGATTTATTAGAACAGGCAATGTGACttatgaaaaatgtgaaaggaCTAAGAGGACAAGCGATGAAGATCAATTGAATGTTTTGCTATCTGTAATTTCGGAGCCTTCTACCAGTTCAACAACAATATCCAAGGAAACCAATGTTCCTCGATCTACcgttagtaaaattttaaagagaaacaAGTTTCATGACTACAGTATATCCTTCCATCAAGAACTATTGGGGCCTGATTTGGAGattagaagaacattttgtcAGTGGGGGTTAGAAATGGAAAGGACAACACCTAACTTTTTCCTAAAAGTATTATTCTCCGACGAATCAACATTCACTCAGAATGGTAGTCCAAACCGTCATAATCTCCATTATTATTCAATGGAAAATCCAAGAATAGTAAGATCAGTGAATACGCAGCGGCAGtggactgtaaatgtttgggGTGGTATTATAGGCGATTTTATAATTGggccacatttttttaacggaCATTTAAACGGTGTTAAATATTTgcgttttttgcaaaatgattTGCCCCaacttttgcaaaatattcctctagttTTGAGGGAAAATATGTGGCTACAACATGACGGTGCTCCAGCGCACTTTGCGGCAGATGTCAAGGAGTACCTAAATCAAGAATTTGAAGGTAGATGGATAGGCCGCGGCGGACCCGTTTTTTGGCCACCAAGATCGCCAGACttaacaaaaatagatttttttctatggggacacataaaaaatgttgtgtaCCAAACTGCTCCGACTACTGCAGAAGATATGAAACAACGCATAATTCATGCGTTTAGAAATACCGTCAGCATTGAGATGTTACGAGAAGTAAATAGGTCTTTTCTGGCAAGACTTCAACTGGTTTCTGATCGAAATGGAGGACAGTTTGAGAATTTATTGTAG